The Erigeron canadensis isolate Cc75 chromosome 4, C_canadensis_v1, whole genome shotgun sequence genome window below encodes:
- the LOC122597102 gene encoding dof zinc finger protein DOF1.4-like, with product MSDSDGSESPKRQFSRRKDRTQQSDPLKCPRCESTNTKFCYYNNYNKTQPRYFCKACKRHWTKGGSIRNIPIGGGRTNKRLRRPIITNTMTNTLSIDHASHLQGLIDSKETYDASNDLLFEPMGNERSRDEEESYTNIEELKGLVSWNFNESFVGCTMQDLDHEDLPKLGLSILSSSFETKSSLTIPRSFSEMLGNVEDSTVETSMIMPSFEPTNNFYELSNLTWNDLDIMALEDMNKPWEDPAFKT from the coding sequence ATGTCCGATTCAGATGGTTCGGAGTCCCCCAAGCGTCAATTTTCAAGAAGGAAAGATCGAACTCAACAATCCGACCCGTTAAAGTGTCCACGATGTGAATCAACAAACACAAAGTTCTGTTACTACAACAATTACAACAAAACACAACCTAGATACTTTTGCAAAGCTTGTAAAAGGCATTGGACAAAAGGTGGAAGTATTCGCAATATTCCCATAGGTGGTGGAAGGACAAATAAGCGGCTTAGAAGGCCTATAATCACCAACACAATGACAaacaccctttctatagatCATGCTAGTCATCTCCAAGGGTTAATTGATTCCAAAGAAACATATGATGCTTCTAACGACTTGCTCTTTGAACCAATGGGCAATGAAAGAAGTAGAGATGAAGAGGAATCATACACAAATATTGAAGAGCTAAAAGGTTTGGTTTCTTGGAATTTCAATGAAAGCTTTGTAGGTTGTACAATGCAAGATTTGGATCATGAAGATCTTCCAAAATTAGGATTATCAATACTTTCGAGCTCTTTTGAGACAAAATCTAGTTTAACTATTCCAAGATCTTTTAGCGAAATGCTTGGAAATGTTGAGGATTCGACCGTTGAGACAAGCATGATCATGCCTAGTTTTGAACCCACAAACAACTTTTATGAGCTAAGCAATCTTACATGGAATGATCTTGACATAATGGCTCTTGAAGATATGAATAAACCATGGGAGGATCCAGCATTCAAAACTTAG